The genomic window aagcaatgtgcattaaaaataacttaattaaaaaaagaaaaatagaagaaaacatacaTAACTGAATTGTGAAGAAACTTTTGCTTTCATCTTATTACTTAATAGTTGGTgccttcattctttcattcatcaaGCAAGCAAACTAACATGAattaaatacctgctatgtgccagatacgAGACTAGGTACTGGGGATATAGAGATAAAGAACTATCCCTGCCTTTAAGAACTGTAAATATTATGACTGGGgcagaggagaagagggagaaagcatGTTTGGGTTAACAGGCAATATGAAAAATAGAATCATAGTAAATAGAAGTAATTTCTAGTAAGAATAGCATTAGCAGTTGGAAGAATCAGCATAAATCTCTTCTCAAAGATGACATGAGCTAAAGCTTGACGGGAGCTAGGGATTTCAccagatggagatgaggagggacgTCTGCTTCAAAGGCATAGGAGCTGAAATGCCATGTATGGAGACAATGAAGagtcagtttggctggaatgtggAGTGAGTGAGAGAGCAATGTGAACAAACCCTGGAAAAGTAACCTGAAGCCAGGTGATGAAGAGATTTCAGGACCAAACaggagtttgtgttttatcttaGGGGCAAAATAAGGAACCACTAGGAACAGAGGAGAAGGGTAGATCTTTTTTAGGAATTTCATGTTAGTGGATTCACTAGCCAACACCATTGCTTGTTCAGAGCAGTTATTTATCAGATGTCTGTTGCATTGAATTGAAATGTCACTAGATCTGGGCTCTAGCTTAGAGCTTGGTATTTCATAGTGTGTATCTTAGAGGTGGAAGGAACTATGGAGGCTACCTAGTCTAACGTATACCTAAACCAAAGTGGCCATTTgacttcttccttttaaaatttttttttaatgaatatttttcccccaattacatgtaaaaacaatttttagcattcatttttaaaaaatttttgagttctgtattctTTGTTCCCCTCTTCcctgagacagcaagcaatttgatatgttatacatgtgcagtcttaaaaaagaaatttccaaattaatcatgtaaaagaaaacacaggtgaaaaaaaaaaaccccaaaacaaccacccatgaaaaaataaagtgaaaatttcattttatattgaatttGTTTCAGTTTGCCTTCAgtagactccatcagttctttctctggagttgcatagcatttttcatcatgagtcttttggaattgtcttggatcattttattgatgagaattGCTAAGgcattgttgttactatgtaaaatgttctgattctgctcattgtgctttgtatcagtttatgaaagtctttccagctttttctaaaggcattctgctcattattttttatagcacaatagtattctatcatggtcatacaccacaacttgttcaggccATTCCCGAATTGGTTTTTGTATATGCACATGTGATAACTTTTATTTGCATAGTTCATTTGGCAAGGAAAATTAATAAGTTGAAAACCACTTATTTCTTGGAAAAGTAgctgcaaaatatattttattacataacatgcatgtattatataacatgaaaataaatcAAGTTGATAAGAGTAAccttataaaacatattttatattgataaaaataacaaagtattataattctttaatctattttaaaaattagtttctttAAATTACTCTTCCATATTCACAGTTTtaatctcaatttccaattctttgacaagCAGAAAAAGAGcttgctataaatatctttgtacaaatagtccttttctctctctctgtcttgcattttttcatgtgattatagtTAGTGTTGTTTTCTTCATCCTGTTcgtagcctttgaccatttattaatcagggaatgacttgtattcttataaacttgactcagatctctttttctctctttgaatatATGTTgtgcatacacaaacacacaagagagagacagagagagagaaagaaagagagagagagagagaaagaaaggagttctCTGTCAGAGACACTtaattgtaaaatttatttttcaattttctgctttccttctaattttggttgcattgattttggtaaaattaaaaattttttaatttaatataatcaaaagtttcCATTTTATGTCCAAGAGTATTCTCTGTCTTTGGTTCTAAATTTCCACCCCcctacccccccctttttttttttttttaggtttgaCAGATAAAACTATTTCTTGTTTTCCGATTgtatttatattactttttatatctaaatcatgtatccattttcaccttatcttggtatacaatgtAAAATGTTGGTCTATATCTTGTGTCTTgcatattgtttttcagtttctccagcagtttttgtcagatagttaAGTTCTTGTCcccaaagcttggatctttggatttacCAAATACTAGATTATATGATTATTTACTACTATGTCTTGTAATCTTTTCTACTGATCcacatttctatttcttagccaataccagatagttttgatgattactgctttattatACAGTTTGAAATTTGGTATAGCTAGATCACCTTCCTTcacatttgttttcattaatttgcttgatattcttgacctttcattctttcagatgaattttattattatttttttctagctctgtataataattttttaatgttttattgatagaACACTAAGTAAATTGATTtagatagaattttaatttttaatacagatttggcctacccatgagctataaatattttttcattgtttagatctgactttatttgcatgaaaagtgttttgtagttctgTACATAATTCCCAAGTTTGTTTTGGCAGTtagactctcaagtattttatactctacaattttttaaaatggaatatttctttcaatctcttactgctggactttgttggtgtGGAGGCCCATATTCAAATCCTGTCCCTGTTAACTCAGTAGTTGTATGACCATGGGTAAGTTATTTAAGACTCagtttcccatctttaaaatatttgtactatCTGCCTCACAAGGTTGGTAGTTTAAATGAGTGAGTTGTTGTTAGTAGTAGTATTCTGTTGTTTTCTGCTTCCCTGAACTTGGGACTGCTGGAcctcttccacttttttttttttggtcacttcAGGATTgctaatacttttaaaaattttatatcctaTAATTGCTTCATCAGTCATCTTTTCCTTGATCTTCTATTTAAAGTATCTTGCTCTTTATTGGCTTCTTTCCTCCTGTTTACAAACTTCCTTAGCACTCTCctgttcttaaaaaacaaaacaaaacaaaacaaaaaactagaaacaaaaataaaatactttttttggtcGTTGCTACCTGGTAAAGcccacattctctctctttccctataaCATCACACTTTTGGCTCTGCTCTTCTCACTAATACTCTTGCAGCTTTTGTCCCACCTGACACATTGAAGTCTGCTCTGTGGACTTGAACTGTTGAATTCCTAGTTGCTAGATCATGgagtttttttcttattacttatattcttcatcttttccataGCATTTGATATTGACAGTTCCTTTCCTTATTGAAATGGTTTCCTTTCTTAGTTTTCTTGACATTGAACTTTGCTGGTGCTCCTCCCAGATGCCCTTTAgaattcttctctctttctcaattccattccattcaacaagcatttagtaaatgccaATTATGTATAAGGCTCTTACTGGGAGAAGGCAACAGGAAATAAATGAAGTAGTCTCTATTCTCAGGTCATTTAATTGGGGTGATATAAACTATGGGTACTCAGTAAAGAATCTGATGGAATGGAGATTAATATTACCTGGGGAAAGTCTTCATGGAGGAGATGGCTCCTAGATGCCTCATTTCATCCCCAAAATAGAGTTGGCATTTTCCTTtgagcctttgtttcagtttctgtattttcttccttagcaatcttttttgtttctctaattttaGCTATTGCTCTCTAAATCACTTTGAGGTGTATCTAATTACAGAATGAGAAGATTTCAAAATTTGAAGGAGTTTAAGAAGTTGTATCTTTTTTCCGATGTGTTAGATCTGCATTTCTTATTTCCTGTTGAacatctttcttcccctttctcccagaTATTATAGGACACCCCAgacttaatatattaaaatgcatcatttccatttccatagatttcttcctcttcccaacTTTGATATTTTAATTCTTGGTTCCACCACATTTATAGTCAACTAGGCTCAAAACTTTGAaatcatctttgattcttccttcCCTCACATTTTCCATATTCCATATGTTTCCAAGTCCTGTTGATTTTACAGTGCTGGTCTCATTTTCACTATTCTTTCAATTCCTCCTGCTACTAGCCTAGTGACTTTTTTCTTATGAGTCTTCCTGTCTTAAGTCTCTACTTTCTCCAGTTCATCCTGTATCTCAGGACCAGATTAACCTTCTTAAAGCACAGCTCTTAGCCTGGGTCTCTCTAAAAACTTGTAGTAAATCTCTTGTGCTTATGGGAAAAGTATACTTGTTACCTTTGTAATCAAGGCTTTTGGAGATGTGGCTTTAATTTGTTTGTTCAACATTATCTCTTACTATATCCTGTATACGTGttaatcaaattaaattattctttgtcAGATCCATCCCATACTTTTTTGCCATcatgcctttttttcttccttctaccaGGAGTGCCTTCTTCTTTCAACTCTACTCATTAAAATTGTACTAAGCCTTCAATATCTAGCTCAAATGACAAGTATTCCATAAAGACTTCTGTATTTATCTTCAATCAGACATACTCTATCCCATTTTTGAACCTCCATGGACCTTTAACACTtcatttatgctaccttttaaatCTTATCTGAGGATATTTTTGTGTTCTTGTCTTATCCCATGACTTGATTTTAGGCTTTTTGAAGACAGGAATCTAATGAATCTTTTATATCACCTTATCCCATGAAACAGTATGTATAGTACTTAGTACATAATGGAGCATTAAGACATATTATTAAGTTGAAAATAATTAGCCTCATGGAcgataaatgaggaaatatgtttagaaaaactgcacctgtttaacctatattgtattatttgctgtctaggggagaggggaagtgggaagggagagaaaaaatttggaacacaagactttgcAGGGGTttgttgaaactatctttgcatgtattttgaaaaataaaaagctattattatttttaaaaaaagaagaaaagaattggcCTCCATGGATAAGAATGACACTGCATAAGCAGGCATGGATGGATTGCATTCTGCAACATTGTGGGTACCTACATCATTAAGATCACAGAGCTTTTGAGTTTAGCGGAATGATAATGACATtgggaaatatgaaaatattgtagaaaatcagaagaaaaaatcttgTAGGTATTCAAAGGACCCTGTCCTGGGTAGACTTAAATGCTTAGAAGGCAGTATCTCAAACCAAAGACACTCATCTCTCAGCTATAGtctatttgtaaaaaaatttgtttatgaCTGCCTTTATTGTTCAGtggtttcaatcatgtctgacttttcgtgaccccttttgagattttcttcacagagatattggaatagtttgccatttccttctccagctgttttacagatgagaaaactgaggcaaacagggttaagtaacttgcccagggttacacagtgagtaagtatctgagactggatttgaacaggaagatgagtcttcctgactccagacctggttcTCTAAtaactatgccacctagctgccttttagCTATTTACTTGCATATAATTTGTACCTCCAATGGTCTTTATCTCCTGTAATAAAGCAGGTTTTATTTGTACTTAAGAAGAGTGTATAAATGAGTTGTAATAGTGATACATTACTATCACATATGTTGGACAAGTGCAGTGTACTTTCCTATATCTTAACCAGTGGTGAGAGTGGGCCATCCTgctaaaagaagaggaaagatcaAAGTATGTTCATTTTTTAGCTCAGAAATAGATGGTGTGGAACTTGGCAGGTTGTTaaaaaagacttgtgatggaacaAATTGCCTTTTTCTTTTGGGTACTTCATTAGACAGTGGAGGGTCTGTAATTAAACTAGGCCAGTGACAAGTTGTTTATGGAACCAGAGGGAACAGTAAATCCTGAGGAGGGGAGATTTTCTCACTATCATGTGTATTGGGGTGGAGAAGTTCCTTGTCTCAATCTTTCCAAGTCACTTTTGACTCTGCAGTGGGATCTTCTTGGCTACTCAAGCCTATGGTATTTTTTCCAGGTGGCTGAATTTATTGATGAACGCCCAGAAGAAGTGAAGCAAATGGAGGCATTTCGGACCAGTAATAAGTGGAAGCTCTTAGGAGGTGAGCGCTAAGTCATAGGGCAGATCTAAAGGTCTAGGCCGGATGTAGCTGCTCATAAGGCTTTCTGGAGGAGACTGTGTAGAGCAGAACTTCAGAAAGCACATCTTGCTTCTGGCTCCactctctctctgggtggagTCTGAAATGAATGTATTCTATAGTGTATTATGGGGCGCTGCTCAGGGTAGGTCCAAAGAAGAGCAGTTTCTGAGCAGAGCCATTGAAGCACTTAGCTGTCCTGGTTCCATTCTATCCCACCTTGCTCACTCTGTGCCTTTGGAAGTTGGAGAATCTCAGACTCCTCAGTCTTCTGGGAGGCCTGGCATGAGCTGAATAGTGAGAAACTGTCAACCTGACACTATCTTATTAGTctgctccttcccctccccacaaaGGATGGATAAGGATTATCTGGACCAATCCTCAAAATAAATACCTGGCTCAGTACTTTCTGTATGCATAGAAATTTTCTTGTTGTCCTTGAGAAATTTTCAATTTACTTTTGCCATCCTGGGTGCTGGTTCACTATCCTTGAGCAGTACAAAGATATTGATCCTTGAGATTTTCTGGGCAGTTTTGAGATAACTACTTCTGGGGAGGTCTAACTAATGTTGGAGGCCAGCGGTCTGTGAAGTGCTGACTTTATGCTTTTTGTTTAGAACAAAAGCAAGATCTGTCCCCACTCAGGAGGGCTCGCCATGACTCCCCAGACTCTTCACCTGCAAAAAGGGTCTGTCATGACTCCCCGGACACATCGCCCCCCAGGAGGACCCGTCACGACTCTACAGACTCCTCACCTCCTAGAAGGGCCCGTCATGATTCATCAGACTCCTCACCTGCAAAGAGGGCCCGTCATGACTCCCCAGACTCCTTATCTCCCAGGAGGGCTCGTCATGATTCACCAGATCCCTCGCCCCCTGGGAGGGCCCATTGTGACTCCCCAGATTCCTCACTTCCCAGGAGGGCCCGTCATGACTCCCCAGACTCCTCACCCCCCAGGAGGGCCCGTCATGACTCCCCAGACTCCTCACCCCCCAGGAGGGCCCGTCATGACTCCCCGGACTCCTCACCCCCCAGGAGGATCCGTCACGACTCCCCAGACTCCTCACCCCCCAGGAGGATCCGTCACGACTCCCCAGACTCTTTACCTCCCAGGAGGACCCGCCATGACTCTCCAGACTTATCACCACCCAGGAGATTCCATTCTCATCTTTCAGATTTAGCTCCTGAGGTTTGTCATTCACTGTCTAGTAAAGACCCTGCTAAGTCCTCTCTTAGTCTGAAGGAGAAGAGCAGTAGACATGGGGATGAATCTTCTCAAGCTAAAAATCAATCACCTTCCTCTCCTAGGCCAGGGAAACAGCTCCATAACTCTAGAGGTACGTGccttctgttccagattttcttctggcctttttgtttctttggtgagtcaacatttattaagctagcCCTTGGGCAAAGTACTGGGAAAACAAAATTGGCAAAAACTCAGGTCTTGTGCTCAAGGAGGTCATGTTTTAAGAGGGGAGACAAAAAGGAGGTGCTAGTGGGGCTGCTGGGAAGGTCCTTTTGTAGCAGTGAtttttgagctgagtcttgaagggaaCCAGAAAATGAAACTGAGGAGAGTATTCCAGATGGAGGGGAGGGAAGCATAGCAAGTGAAAAGATAATCAGGAGATGGAGAGTTATGTTGGGAAACAGCAAGAAGGCCTGGGTTGTTGGATAATAGATTACATTGAGAGTAGTAAAAAccacattttaatatttcattctgGAAATAATAAGAGAACCACTGTAAATAATAAAACTGCTGTTTATTAAGTaggggaagtgtgtgtgtgtgtgtgtgtgtgtgtgtgtgtgtgtgtgtgtgtgtgtgtgtgtgtgtgtgtttgagagagagagagacagagggagataaagagacagagagtatcccagatctgtgttttaggaacTGACAACTGAGTGGAAGATTGGAATGGGGCCAGAGACTTGAGGTGGAAAGACTCACCAGACTGGCAGTAGTTGGAGTTGGAGGTGATGAGGATCTATACCAGGATGGTGCCAGTGTTGAGGAAAGAAGGGGATGTTTGGATGAGATGTAgtggagatagaaatgaaaagactTAGCAGCAGCTAGATTATATGGGTAGTGAGTAAATAGTAGAAGGTGATTGGGAGGATAGTGGTGGCCTGGACAGTAGTGGGAAGGTTGGCAAGTAGTGTGTGTCAGGTGATAAGTGATGGTAAAGATGAGTCCTATTTGGGACACATTGATTGTGAGATGTCTATGGGACACCCAGTTTGAGATGGCTGGAGGTCAGGGGACTTTCAGGAAAGGAGTCAGCCTCCTAGAAAGGTAAGGATTTCAGAATTCAAATTGTCCTCTCTCTCCCTGAAAATGAACTCCTCTagatcatttatctatctatttatactATATAGCTATAACTATATAGCTATATAGTAGCTGTAGCCAGTGAAGAAAGCCCCTAGAGGGATAGTAATTCATTTTAATACTAGattttaatctctttgaggaCAAAGACCTTGTTCATTGccttaaaagtttaaaagtcCATAATCTTTAATAATGAGATTTGAATACCTGGGAACTAAAGAatgttcatttccaaaataaaaccCTGAGAAGTTTATTGTGCATACATCTTCTTAAAGAATGGTATTTGTGGCAAAAGAGTAAGATTTAATCCTGTACAGTAAAATTGCTCACTCTTTCCCGTGTTCAACCTCTAACTTAAAGTGCTTtaaacctttttgatttcttagTCCTGGAAAAGCCATTTTCTAGGAATCCATAACATTTACAGAATTCCAGTGAAATACTTTAGAATTGTTTTCTCCGTTCTGATAGGGAAAACTGATCTGACTAAAGGACCTTGATATCTAACACTTTCATATACTCGGAAACATACATTTCATCATGAATCCCAATCATCCACTATTCTTTGAAAAActtgtcttttttccctctcatgtTTTGTGTGGTTTGGGCATTCACATTAATTATAGTTCCTCCACAAAAAATAGAGTGTCATTGAGACAAACTTGTTCCTAGAGAGGGAATTTTAACTCATCTTTAAAGCACAAtccagacaaaataaaaattatttttgaattattcTGGAGTGATCAAAGTGTTTCTCTCTTAATTTCTAGACTCTTCTCCTAGCCATAGGAAATTCCAAATAAACCCTTCAACCAAGAAACACCAGAAGCATGATATACATTCTTCTCTTCCTGCAAAGAGCAACCAGCAGGCCTCAGATTCAGATCTATCTCCTCCCCGGAACAAACAGAAACGAGACTCTGACTCAGACCTCTCCCCACCAAGAAGGAAGCTGAAAACCAAATCTTCAGATTCAGATCTCTCTCCACCTCGAAGGAATCAGCCTTCTGGAGCAAAGGTGGGTTTTTGAGGGGTGTAATTACCCTCTCTCCATGCACAGGACTTTTTCTGGGCCATTTAAGTGCCAACTAAACAAAACATAATCAATAAGTTAGCCAATACAGAAAGACTTGGAAGGTATGGTAACTAAGGCTAGTTTACTAACTCCAAGGACAAAGTCCTTTTAGTTATCCTCATGC from Sminthopsis crassicaudata isolate SCR6 chromosome 3, ASM4859323v1, whole genome shotgun sequence includes these protein-coding regions:
- the BUD13 gene encoding BUD13 homolog; this encodes MAAAPPLSKAEYLKRYLSGPEAAVDAGSEASRKRRKKRPKQTGAGGKGMRIVDDDVSWANISTKTEKEEEEDEGDLPVVAEFIDERPEEVKQMEAFRTSNKWKLLGEQKQDLSPLRRARHDSPDSSPAKRVCHDSPDTSPPRRTRHDSTDSSPPRRARHDSSDSSPAKRARHDSPDSLSPRRARHDSPDPSPPGRAHCDSPDSSLPRRARHDSPDSSPPRRARHDSPDSSPPRRARHDSPDSSPPRRIRHDSPDSSPPRRIRHDSPDSLPPRRTRHDSPDLSPPRRFHSHLSDLAPEVCHSLSSKDPAKSSLSLKEKSSRHGDESSQAKNQSPSSPRPGKQLHNSRDSSPSHRKFQINPSTKKHQKHDIHSSLPAKSNQQASDSDLSPPRNKQKRDSDSDLSPPRRKLKTKSSDSDLSPPRRNQPSGAKATQMFSGAKTGLVSDVRREQQELRRQDQETKHLEAEFQNAETIFRDKSGRKRDLKLERLEQRRKEEEESEKNEQYAQWGKGLAQSRQQQQNVEDAIKEMQKPLARYINDEDLDQMLREQEREGDPMADFIKKNKAKENKDKKEKPRYNGPAPPLNRFNIWPGYRWDGVDRSNGFEEKRFARLAGKKAIEELAYKWSVEDM